Proteins from one Pseudomonas sp. KBS0710 genomic window:
- a CDS encoding TolC family protein, whose amino-acid sequence MALFFRTLLGAAALWVAANAAQAQTLTLDSALQTAFANNPDLAAAQWEIDIAQGGRQQAGLIPNPVASWDAEDTRRNSRTTTIKLSQTLELGGKRGARIDVATRAQDAAALTLEQRRNGLRADVIDSYYGALRAQERLDLAQRSMALAERGLVVANGRVKAGKSSPVEATRAQVQLSEIRLELNRAQIGLTDAYRRLAASTGSATPDFQAVATQSQSAPPLPPSAQLLARLEQTTELRLAELQIQQNEASVGLEKAQRIPDLDVSIGSQYDASVRERVNVVGVSMPIPLFNRNQGNVLAASRRADQARDLRNAVELRLRTETRQALDLWQTANTEVRTFNQQILPAAQSAVDSATRGFEMGKFNFLDVLDAQRTLIAARTQYLTATAQATDAWVRIERIYGDLARF is encoded by the coding sequence ATGGCACTTTTTTTTAGAACACTTTTGGGGGCTGCAGCGTTATGGGTAGCGGCGAACGCTGCCCAGGCGCAAACCCTGACGCTCGATTCAGCCTTGCAAACCGCCTTCGCCAACAACCCCGACCTGGCCGCCGCGCAATGGGAAATCGACATCGCCCAAGGCGGCCGCCAGCAAGCGGGTTTGATCCCTAACCCGGTGGCTTCCTGGGATGCCGAAGACACCCGCCGCAACTCGCGCACCACCACCATCAAACTCAGCCAGACCCTGGAGCTGGGCGGCAAACGCGGTGCGCGCATTGATGTGGCAACGCGCGCTCAGGATGCCGCCGCGTTGACCCTTGAGCAGCGGCGCAACGGTCTGCGCGCCGATGTGATCGACAGCTACTACGGTGCCCTGCGTGCCCAGGAACGCCTCGACTTGGCGCAACGCTCAATGGCTTTGGCCGAGCGTGGCCTGGTGGTCGCCAATGGTCGCGTCAAAGCCGGTAAATCGTCGCCGGTAGAAGCCACTCGCGCCCAGGTGCAGTTGTCGGAGATCCGCCTTGAACTGAACCGCGCCCAGATCGGCCTCACGGACGCCTACCGCCGCCTCGCCGCCAGCACCGGCAGCGCCACCCCTGACTTCCAGGCGGTCGCCACCCAAAGCCAATCCGCACCACCGTTGCCGCCTTCCGCCCAGTTGCTGGCGCGCCTTGAGCAAACCACCGAGTTGCGCCTGGCTGAACTGCAAATCCAGCAAAACGAGGCCAGCGTAGGGCTGGAAAAAGCCCAGCGGATTCCCGACCTCGACGTGTCCATCGGCAGCCAGTACGACGCCAGCGTGCGCGAGCGTGTGAACGTGGTGGGCGTGTCGATGCCGATCCCGTTGTTCAATCGTAACCAGGGCAATGTGCTGGCCGCCAGCCGCCGCGCCGACCAGGCCCGCGACCTGCGCAACGCCGTCGAACTGCGCCTGCGTACCGAAACCCGCCAGGCCCTGGACCTGTGGCAAACCGCCAATACCGAAGTGCGCACCTTCAACCAACAGATCCTGCCCGCCGCCCAAAGCGCGGTGGACAGCGCCACCCGTGGCTTCGAGATGGGCAAGTTCAACTTCCTCGACGTGCTCGACGCCCAGCGCACCTTGATCGCCGCGCGCACCCAATACCTCACGGCGACCGCCCAGGCCACCGATGCCTGGGTGCGTATCGAACGGATCTACGGCGACCTCGCCCGATTTTGA
- a CDS encoding cation diffusion facilitator family transporter — protein MSAGHSHAQVRAGHERKLWMALGLTGSFMIAEVIGAFVTGSLALLSDAAHMMTDALALAISLVAIQVAKRAADRKRTFGYARFEILAAAFNALLLFAVAFYILYEAYQRLQAPAEIQSTGMLVIAVLGLIVNLISMRLLSAASGESLNVKGAYLEVWSDMLGSIGVIIAAVVIMFTGWGWVDSVVAAAIGFWVLPRTWTLLKESMNVLLQGVPDGVDIDQVEQAIRSVPGVKDVHDLHIWALTSGKNVLSTHLVADPSQGTEQQILTLVTELLHEQFDISHVTLQVEGEGFHHDDHDEVHA, from the coding sequence ATGAGCGCAGGACACAGCCACGCCCAAGTACGCGCCGGCCACGAACGCAAGTTATGGATGGCCCTGGGGCTGACCGGCAGCTTCATGATTGCCGAGGTTATTGGCGCTTTTGTCACCGGTAGCCTGGCGCTGTTGTCCGACGCCGCGCACATGATGACCGACGCTCTGGCCCTGGCGATTTCCCTGGTGGCCATTCAGGTCGCCAAGCGTGCGGCTGACCGCAAGCGCACTTTTGGTTATGCGCGCTTCGAGATCCTGGCGGCGGCCTTCAATGCGCTGCTGCTGTTCGCCGTGGCGTTTTACATCCTCTACGAGGCTTATCAGCGACTGCAGGCGCCGGCCGAAATCCAGTCCACCGGCATGCTGGTGATCGCGGTGCTGGGGCTGATCGTCAACCTGATCTCCATGCGCCTGCTCAGCGCGGCCAGCGGTGAAAGCCTGAATGTGAAGGGCGCTTACCTGGAAGTCTGGAGCGACATGCTCGGTTCTATCGGCGTGATCATCGCTGCGGTGGTGATCATGTTTACCGGCTGGGGTTGGGTGGACTCCGTGGTGGCGGCGGCGATTGGTTTCTGGGTGTTGCCACGTACCTGGACGCTGCTCAAGGAAAGCATGAACGTACTGCTGCAAGGCGTGCCGGACGGCGTGGATATCGATCAGGTTGAGCAGGCCATTCGCAGCGTGCCTGGGGTCAAGGACGTACACGACCTGCATATCTGGGCGCTGACCAGCGGCAAGAATGTGCTCAGCACGCATTTGGTCGCCGATCCGTCCCAAGGCACTGAGCAACAAATCCTCACGTTGGTGACGGAATTGCTCCACGAACAATTCGATATTTCCCATGTCACCTTGCAGGTCGAAGGCGAAGGCTTTCATCACGACGACCATGACGAGGTGCACGCCTGA
- a CDS encoding gluconate:H+ symporter, translating into MELSTAAWMVHDTRLMFCVLLAIASIIVLISATKLPPFLSILIGTFIAGVGAGLPPEEVAKAFSKGAGAILGEAGIIIALGSMLGALMAESGAADRIATTLLGLGKGKSLPWVMALVAMVIGLPLFFEVGLVMMVPIIFVMAKRSNQPLLKIAIPALAGMTTLHALMPPHPGPLIAVSALHADLGLTMLLGFCLAVPAVILAGPLYGNWLSKRLHVDEPADIGALFSAPPKAPRQPSFGVSLLIILLPVILMLGSTLAKVALPAESTVGLTLKFLGEPLIALGLAVIAAVICLGWAAGMPRAEVGNTLRKALAPIAVLLLTIGAGGGLKQTLLDAGVSQTISKVAEGAHMPYLLLAWLIAVALRQATGSATVATTTTAGILAPMMAGLAATQSSLVALAIGAGSVFFCHVNDAGFWMVREYFGLQLKQTIWVWSVLQTIVSVVGLIGTLLLWHFLT; encoded by the coding sequence TTGGAGTTATCGACTGCCGCGTGGATGGTTCACGACACCCGCCTCATGTTCTGCGTTCTGCTGGCCATCGCCAGCATCATTGTGTTGATCAGCGCGACCAAGCTGCCGCCGTTCTTGTCGATCCTGATCGGTACGTTTATCGCCGGTGTGGGCGCCGGGTTGCCGCCGGAAGAAGTCGCCAAAGCCTTCAGCAAAGGCGCCGGGGCGATCCTCGGTGAAGCCGGGATCATCATTGCCCTGGGCTCGATGCTCGGCGCACTGATGGCCGAATCCGGTGCGGCCGACCGCATCGCTACCACTTTGCTCGGGTTGGGCAAGGGCAAGTCACTGCCGTGGGTGATGGCGCTGGTGGCGATGGTGATTGGTTTGCCGCTGTTCTTCGAAGTCGGCCTGGTGATGATGGTGCCGATCATCTTCGTGATGGCCAAACGTTCGAACCAGCCGCTGCTGAAAATCGCCATCCCGGCGTTGGCCGGCATGACCACCCTGCACGCCCTGATGCCACCGCATCCGGGGCCGTTGATTGCGGTGAGCGCGTTGCACGCCGACCTGGGCCTGACCATGCTGCTGGGCTTCTGCCTGGCGGTGCCGGCCGTGATTCTCGCTGGCCCGCTTTATGGCAACTGGCTGTCCAAGCGCCTGCACGTGGATGAGCCGGCCGACATCGGCGCGCTGTTCAGCGCACCGCCCAAGGCGCCGCGTCAGCCGAGCTTTGGCGTGTCGCTGTTGATCATTTTGCTGCCGGTGATTTTGATGCTCGGCAGCACCTTGGCCAAAGTCGCGTTGCCAGCCGAAAGTACCGTCGGCCTGACCTTGAAGTTCCTCGGTGAACCGCTGATCGCCCTCGGCCTGGCCGTCATCGCTGCCGTGATCTGCCTGGGCTGGGCCGCCGGCATGCCGCGTGCCGAGGTTGGCAACACCCTGCGCAAAGCCCTCGCGCCCATCGCCGTGTTGCTGCTGACCATCGGCGCCGGCGGCGGCCTCAAGCAAACCCTGCTGGACGCCGGCGTCAGCCAGACCATCAGCAAGGTCGCCGAAGGCGCGCACATGCCGTATCTGCTGCTGGCGTGGTTGATTGCCGTGGCCCTGCGCCAGGCCACCGGCTCGGCGACGGTCGCTACCACCACCACGGCGGGCATCCTCGCGCCGATGATGGCCGGGCTGGCCGCGACCCAGAGCTCATTGGTAGCGCTAGCGATTGGCGCGGGCTCGGTGTTCTTCTGCCACGTCAACGACGCTGGGTTCTGGATGGTGCGTGAGTACTTTGGTTTGCAGTTGAAGCAGACGATTTGGGTATGGTCGGTGTTGCAGACCATTGTTTCGGTCGTCGGCCTGATCGGTACGCTGCTGCTCTGGCACTTTTTGACCTGA
- a CDS encoding MFS transporter, whose translation MTATFSTQAQRFSRSDYKTLGLAALGGALEIYDFIIFVFFALTLSQLFFPPQMPEWLRLLQSFGIFVTGYLARPLGGILMAHFADHLGRKRVFSLSILMMALPCLLIGIMPTYAQIGYFAPLILLALRVLQGAAVGGEVPSAWTFVAEHAPRHHRGYALGFLQAGLTFGYLLGALTATLLAQIFTPAEILDYAWRFPFLLGGVFGVIGVWLRRWLSETPVFLEMQARRQAAAEMPLRTVLRDHRAVLLPAMILTCVLTSAVVVLVVITPTMMQKTFGMSPSHTFALSALGIVFLNIGCVLAGLLVDRIGAWRAVLVYSLLLPVGIAVLYASLISGGVWLGAAYAVAGLSCGVVGAVPSVMVGLFPVQVRVSGISFTYNIAYALWASTTPLLLIALMPTSPWICVGYCVVMGAVGVASVALFGKRHTLAA comes from the coding sequence ATGACTGCCACCTTTTCCACACAGGCGCAGCGTTTTTCCCGCTCCGACTACAAAACCCTGGGCCTGGCCGCCTTGGGCGGCGCCCTGGAAATCTACGACTTCATTATCTTTGTGTTCTTTGCGCTGACCCTCAGCCAATTGTTCTTCCCGCCGCAAATGCCCGAATGGCTGCGTCTGCTGCAAAGTTTCGGCATCTTCGTCACCGGCTACCTGGCGCGCCCGCTGGGCGGCATCCTGATGGCGCACTTCGCTGACCATCTGGGGCGCAAGCGCGTGTTCAGCCTGAGCATCCTGATGATGGCCTTGCCGTGCCTGCTGATCGGGATCATGCCCACCTACGCGCAAATCGGTTATTTCGCCCCGCTGATCCTGCTGGCCCTGCGCGTGCTGCAAGGCGCGGCAGTGGGCGGCGAAGTGCCCAGCGCCTGGACCTTCGTCGCCGAACACGCACCGCGTCACCACCGAGGCTATGCCCTGGGCTTCCTGCAAGCTGGGCTGACCTTCGGCTACCTGCTCGGCGCACTCACCGCGACCTTGCTGGCGCAAATCTTCACCCCTGCCGAGATCCTTGACTACGCCTGGCGCTTCCCGTTCCTGCTCGGCGGCGTGTTCGGAGTGATCGGCGTGTGGCTGCGCCGCTGGCTCAGCGAAACCCCGGTGTTCCTCGAAATGCAGGCCCGTCGCCAGGCCGCCGCCGAAATGCCATTGCGCACTGTGTTGCGCGACCATCGCGCGGTGTTGCTGCCGGCGATGATCCTCACTTGTGTCCTGACCTCGGCAGTCGTGGTGTTGGTAGTTATCACGCCAACCATGATGCAAAAAACCTTCGGCATGAGCCCCAGCCACACCTTCGCCCTAAGCGCGTTGGGCATCGTCTTCCTGAATATCGGCTGCGTGCTCGCCGGTTTGCTGGTGGACCGCATCGGCGCCTGGCGCGCAGTGCTGGTCTACAGCCTGTTGCTGCCGGTGGGTATTGCGGTGCTGTACGCCAGCCTGATCAGCGGCGGCGTGTGGCTGGGCGCGGCGTATGCCGTGGCGGGCTTGAGTTGCGGCGTGGTGGGCGCGGTGCCGTCGGTGATGGTCGGCCTGTTTCCGGTGCAGGTGCGGGTGTCGGGGATTTCGTTTACCTACAACATTGCTTACGCACTGTGGGCGAGTACGACGCCACTGTTGTTGATCGCGTTGATGCCCACCAGCCCGTGGATTTGCGTGGGTTATTGCGTGGTGATGGGCGCGGTGGGCGTGGCAAGTGTTGCGCTGTTTGGTAAGCGCCACACCTTGGCCGCCTGA
- a CDS encoding short-chain fatty acid transporter has translation MADAIEESRYARFALRCSNFAERWFPDSWVFAALAVIIVAVATLGMGGAPTEAAKAFGDGFWSLIPFTMQMAFVVIGGYVVASSPPAVKLIDRLARIPKNGRSAVAWVALISMVASLLNWGLSLVFGGLLVRALARRTDLRMDYRAAGAAAYLGLGAVWALGLSSSAAQLQANPASLPPSILSITGMIPFTETIFLWQSGVLLLALIVVSLIIAYATAPGPNSARDAKACGVDPAFNMPKPQPPTRPGEWLEHSPLLTILLALLAAGWLFHEFSTKPAISAISGLNTYNFLFIMVGALLHWRPRSFLDAVARAVPTTTGVLIQFPLYGSIAALMTVVKGGDGQTLAHHISLFFTSIASHDTYALLMGVYSAVLGFFIPSGGGKWIIEAPYVMQVANDLQYHLGWAVQIYNAAEALPNLINPFYMLPLLGVLGLKARDLIGFSFVQLLVHTPLVLFLLWALGTTLKYLPPVMP, from the coding sequence GTGGCCGATGCTATCGAAGAAAGCCGCTATGCCCGATTTGCCCTGCGCTGTTCCAACTTTGCCGAACGCTGGTTTCCGGATTCCTGGGTGTTTGCTGCCCTGGCGGTAATCATTGTTGCCGTGGCGACCCTGGGCATGGGCGGCGCGCCGACTGAAGCCGCCAAGGCCTTTGGCGACGGGTTCTGGAGCCTGATCCCGTTCACCATGCAGATGGCCTTTGTGGTGATCGGCGGGTATGTGGTGGCCAGTTCGCCGCCCGCCGTAAAGCTGATCGACCGCCTGGCACGCATCCCCAAGAATGGCCGCTCGGCGGTGGCATGGGTGGCGTTGATTTCCATGGTCGCCTCTTTGCTCAACTGGGGCTTGTCCCTGGTGTTCGGTGGCTTATTGGTACGCGCACTGGCTCGTCGCACGGATTTGCGCATGGATTACCGCGCTGCCGGTGCTGCCGCCTATTTAGGCCTGGGCGCGGTGTGGGCATTGGGGCTGTCGTCTTCAGCGGCGCAGTTGCAGGCCAACCCGGCCAGTCTGCCGCCGTCAATCCTGTCGATCACCGGGATGATCCCGTTCACCGAGACCATCTTCTTGTGGCAATCGGGCGTGCTGTTGCTGGCACTGATCGTGGTGTCGCTGATCATCGCCTATGCCACTGCGCCCGGCCCCAATAGTGCGCGTGATGCGAAGGCCTGTGGTGTCGACCCAGCCTTCAATATGCCTAAACCACAACCGCCGACGCGTCCGGGCGAATGGCTGGAACACAGCCCGCTGCTGACCATCTTGCTGGCCTTGCTGGCGGCTGGCTGGTTGTTCCATGAGTTTTCGACCAAGCCTGCGATCAGCGCGATTTCGGGGCTCAACACCTATAACTTCCTGTTCATCATGGTCGGCGCGCTGCTGCACTGGCGCCCGCGCAGCTTCCTCGATGCGGTGGCGCGTGCCGTGCCGACCACCACGGGCGTGCTGATCCAGTTTCCGTTATATGGCTCGATTGCCGCGTTGATGACCGTGGTGAAAGGCGGTGACGGCCAGACCCTGGCGCACCATATCTCGTTGTTCTTCACCTCCATCGCCTCCCACGACACCTATGCGCTGTTGATGGGCGTGTACTCGGCGGTGCTGGGCTTCTTTATTCCGTCGGGCGGTGGCAAGTGGATTATTGAAGCGCCTTACGTGATGCAAGTGGCCAATGACCTGCAATACCACCTGGGCTGGGCGGTGCAGATCTATAACGCAGCTGAGGCGCTGCCGAACTTGATCAACCCGTTTTATATGCTGCCGCTGCTGGGCGTACTGGGGCTGAAGGCGCGGGATCTGATCGGGTTTTCGTTTGTGCAGTTGCTGGTGCACACGCCGCTGGTGTTGTTTCTGTTGTGGGCGCTGGGGACGACGTTGAAGTATTTGCCGCCAGTGATGCCTTAG
- a CDS encoding DUF86 domain-containing protein — translation MTASRLGDYLDHIRQATTDAITFVEGLNKEEFLEDKRTQQAVVMSLIIVGEASTKIMDHYPDFTASHLQIPLRSMRGMRNRIAHGYFDINLDVVWDTIQNALPDLLNRLPAVPV, via the coding sequence ATGACAGCGAGCCGCCTCGGGGACTACCTGGATCACATAAGGCAAGCCACGACTGACGCAATCACATTTGTTGAAGGCTTGAACAAAGAAGAGTTTCTTGAAGACAAGCGTACACAGCAAGCTGTTGTCATGAGTCTGATCATCGTTGGTGAGGCATCAACGAAAATCATGGATCATTACCCAGACTTCACTGCGAGTCATCTGCAGATCCCTTTGCGTAGCATGCGCGGGATGCGCAACCGGATTGCCCACGGTTACTTCGATATCAACCTCGATGTTGTTTGGGACACGATCCAGAACGCATTGCCTGATCTATTGAATCGCCTTCCTGCGGTTCCTGTCTGA
- a CDS encoding nucleotidyltransferase family protein, translated as MKPSIALDLKRAAVREVVGRFRISNPRVFGSVLLGTDLEGSDLDLLVDAPPGTTLFDLGGLQVELEDLLGVNVDLLTPGDLPVKFRAKVLAEARPV; from the coding sequence GTGAAACCTTCAATCGCTCTTGATCTAAAACGGGCTGCTGTCAGAGAGGTGGTGGGGCGTTTCCGTATCTCAAATCCAAGGGTATTTGGGTCTGTGTTACTAGGCACCGATCTAGAAGGCAGCGACCTTGATTTGTTGGTCGATGCTCCGCCGGGAACCACGCTTTTTGATCTTGGTGGGTTGCAGGTCGAGCTGGAGGATCTGCTCGGGGTCAATGTGGACCTTCTGACGCCTGGCGATTTACCTGTGAAGTTTCGCGCAAAAGTGTTGGCTGAGGCTCGCCCGGTATGA
- the acpA gene encoding acid phosphatase: MSDEHEDRPSPDSVTQPPVDTSRRRFLGGAAVLGVGATLSACGNTSEPAGKPEARPLTPQELDKALHEQVKTVVVIYAENRSFNNLFADFPGVEKPLSALCAADVQQRDRDGSLLTTLPPAWGGVLQVGPQSVDGVTYPSEVQFQENLPNAPFALKGPNAEDLPLSLVTRDLWHVFYQNQMQINGGKNDNFVAWADSGGLVMGYYAQSRYSLRLWDVAKEFVLCDNFFQGAFGGSFLNHQYLISATAPFYPNAALSVAKAQIATLQSDDPTDPRLKPLDKSPASAMTGPPQFGPSALTPDGYGVNTLAPPYWPTWIRDPENPDYSKPDLPNVLVPQTHEHIGDKLSKKNVDWAWYAGAWQATLDQFKDSGGIPKIPNFQYHHQPFNYFKQQGPENRTERDKRLRDGGLGDDSGTNKFFADAQAGKLPAVTFYKPQGNLNMHAGYADVASGDRHIARALKVLQESPQWKNMVVVVTVDENGGWWDHVAPPKGDRWGPGTRIPALVVSPFARKGTVDHTVYDTASILRLITRVFQLETLDGLKQRDDAMIARGQKPMGDLSNALQFNR, from the coding sequence ATGAGTGACGAGCACGAAGACCGCCCTTCTCCCGATTCCGTAACCCAACCGCCCGTGGACACCAGCCGTCGGCGTTTCCTCGGGGGCGCGGCGGTGCTGGGGGTTGGCGCGACCTTGAGTGCTTGCGGCAATACCAGCGAGCCTGCGGGCAAGCCAGAGGCGCGACCGCTGACGCCGCAGGAGCTGGACAAGGCCTTGCACGAACAGGTGAAGACGGTGGTGGTGATTTACGCCGAGAACCGCAGCTTCAACAACCTGTTTGCAGACTTCCCTGGCGTGGAGAAACCACTGTCGGCGCTCTGCGCTGCCGACGTGCAGCAACGGGACCGTGATGGCAGCCTGCTCACCACCCTGCCACCGGCCTGGGGCGGCGTCTTGCAAGTCGGCCCGCAAAGCGTGGATGGGGTGACTTACCCCAGCGAAGTGCAATTCCAGGAAAACCTGCCCAACGCGCCATTCGCGCTTAAAGGCCCGAATGCCGAGGACTTGCCGCTGAGCCTGGTCACCCGCGACTTGTGGCATGTGTTCTACCAGAACCAGATGCAGATCAATGGCGGCAAGAACGACAACTTTGTGGCCTGGGCCGACTCCGGCGGCCTGGTGATGGGTTACTACGCGCAGAGCCGCTATTCCCTGCGTCTGTGGGACGTGGCCAAAGAGTTTGTGCTGTGCGACAACTTCTTCCAGGGTGCTTTCGGTGGCTCATTCCTCAACCACCAGTACCTGATCAGCGCCACCGCGCCGTTTTATCCGAATGCAGCGCTTTCGGTGGCCAAGGCGCAGATCGCCACGCTGCAAAGCGATGACCCCACCGACCCGCGCCTCAAGCCGCTGGACAAGTCGCCAGCCAGCGCCATGACCGGCCCGCCGCAGTTCGGCCCCAGTGCCTTGACGCCGGACGGCTACGGCGTGAACACCCTGGCGCCACCGTACTGGCCGACCTGGATTCGCGACCCGGAAAATCCGGACTATTCCAAACCCGACCTGCCCAACGTGCTGGTACCGCAAACCCACGAGCATATCGGCGACAAACTGTCGAAAAAGAATGTCGATTGGGCCTGGTATGCCGGTGCCTGGCAGGCGACCCTGGACCAGTTCAAGGACTCGGGCGGTATCCCGAAAATTCCGAACTTCCAGTATCACCACCAGCCGTTCAACTATTTCAAGCAACAAGGCCCGGAAAACCGCACCGAGCGCGACAAACGCCTGCGTGACGGCGGTTTGGGCGACGACTCGGGCACCAACAAGTTCTTCGCCGATGCCCAGGCCGGCAAGCTGCCCGCCGTGACGTTTTACAAGCCCCAGGGCAACCTGAACATGCACGCGGGCTACGCCGATGTGGCCTCGGGCGACCGCCATATCGCCCGCGCCTTGAAAGTGCTGCAAGAAAGCCCGCAATGGAAAAACATGGTGGTGGTCGTCACTGTCGATGAAAACGGCGGCTGGTGGGACCACGTTGCACCGCCCAAGGGCGACCGCTGGGGCCCGGGCACACGGATTCCGGCATTGGTGGTGTCACCGTTTGCACGCAAAGGCACGGTGGACCATACGGTTTACGACACCGCGTCGATCCTGCGTTTGATCACCCGCGTGTTCCAGCTGGAGACACTGGACGGCCTCAAGCAGCGCGACGACGCGATGATCGCGCGCGGCCAGAAGCCCATGGGCGATTTGAGCAACGCCTTGCAGTTCAACCGGTAG